The DNA segment CGCCGACGAGATCGACTCCCCTtactccgcctccgcctcggcATCCCCAGCCTCAGGCTCCGGCTCCCTCTCCGCCGTCCTCTCCGAGCTCGCCGCCCTCCACCGCCGAGCCTCCTCCGCATCCTCCCCGCCCTtgtccctctcctccctcacttTCCTCTCCTCCGCCCCATCCACCGCCTCCCTCTTCCCCCGCCTCGCTGCCGCGGGCCTCCCAGCGTCCTCGTTGGTCGCCCCGCTGGCCGCATCGCTCTCCGCGCACCCGCTCCAGGCCACCGTCGCctacctccgcctcctcctcgtcccggCCTCCCCGCTCCTCACCCTCTTCTCCCCGctccccttcctctccctcctcctcgccctccgCAAGGCCGCATCCGCCGCCGCGCACGGCAACGCCAACCCTAACCCCGGTTCCGGTTCCGGCGCCGGCAACCCCCGCAAGCGCAAGAACCAGCACCAGCGCCAGCCGGCCTTCCCGCGAGCAGCGCCGTCGCTCCTCCCGCAGGCGCTCTCCCTGCTCGCCGACGCCGCGGGGAGGCTGCCGCTCGGGGCCCACCCGGACGCGCGGAGGTCGCTCGTCGACACCGCCGTGGAGCTCGCCGCCTTCGACGTCCTCGCCGCCGTTCTTGGATCCGACTACCACGCCGAGGCGGTTCAGGATGTGATACGTGCGCTGGCCCCGGTGGTGCTCTCAGGTACGAAATCGGCGACAAGGGTGGCCGCATTGCAGTTCCTTGTGAGAAAGTTGGTGCCTTTGGGTGCCGAGGGAAGGGAGGACGGTGTGAGGAAGGCTGTGGAGTACCTGCCGAGGTACTTGGCGGTGAAGGCGCCGGACAAGGCAGAGGCCAGGGGGCTGGCGGTGGAGGCGATAGTCGAGGCCGTGCGGGCATTGGGGGAAGAGGAAAGGGAGGGGTTTGCTGGATATGTGGTGGCCTTGGCGAGGGGGAAGGCGAAGGGACGGCTGCTTGCTGTGGATTTGGTCCTCGCAATGCTGCCGATGCTGTTGCCATCGGATGGGGATGACTGTGGTCTGGAGGATGGCTCTTGGGGGCTGAAGTGTCTGCGGGTGTTGGTAGAGAGGTGCTCAGATAGCGTGGGAGGGGTTCGAGCTCGGGCGTTGACGAATGCAGCCCAGGCGCTTGATGTTTTGTCTGAGAAAGGTGTGGAGGTTTCCCGCTTGCAGGAGGTGATGAAGATTGGGAACATGGGGCTTGGGGAGTTGTTGAGATGGCGCTGCACCGATGATAAGGCAGCTGTGAGGAAGGCTGCGCTTGTGCTCACAACGAAGGCGATTGGATTGATTGGGAGACCTGTTGATGAGTCGCTACTTTGTGCAATGGGGGCTGCATGCTCCGATCCATTAGTCAGCATCCGCAAGGCTGCTCTTGCGGCCATCTCAGAGGTCTTTAGAAAATTTCCTGATGAGAGAGTGACAAAAGAGTGGCTTCAGGCTGTGCCTCCACTTGTGATCGATAGTGAGACAAGCATCCAGGAGGAATGCGAGAACTTGTTTCTTGAACTGGTCCTTAACAGGATCTGCCAAGCTAGCAATTTGAACCTAGATGATGATTCTGTCACCTTGGAGGAAGTGTTTCCTGACGGGACACTGGATTTGCTGAAAAGCATCTGTGATGGAGAAGTTGCTCCATGCATAAGGAAGATATGTGCAAGCCTTGGGAAGAAGAAAAGGCTGAAACAACTACTTGCTAGCTCACTCCAGAACGTCATCACAATATCTGAATCCTTGTGGTTGAGAAGTTGTAAGCCAATTGAGAAGTGGACTGCACCGACAGGGTCTTGGTGGCTTCTATCAGAGATCTCATCATTTGTACCTAAATCTGTTAATTGGAAGTTCCTCTCTCACCACTGGAAACTCCTTGATAATGTTGGACATGATGACGGAGGTAAAGTTTGTTCTGAAGGGGAACCAAACTCTGCGCTGTGGGCTGTTAATCGTGTGTCACTCTTGCAAACTATTTCAAATGTCTCCAAGGAGCTACCTGTGGAACCTGC comes from the Phragmites australis chromosome 22, lpPhrAust1.1, whole genome shotgun sequence genome and includes:
- the LOC133905370 gene encoding uncharacterized protein LOC133905370 yields the protein MDAAADEMDVDLDAADEIDSPYSASASASPASGSGSLSAVLSELAALHRRASSASSPPLSLSSLTFLSSAPSTASLFPRLAAAGLPASSLVAPLAASLSAHPLQATVAYLRLLLVPASPLLTLFSPLPFLSLLLALRKAASAAAHGNANPNPGSGSGAGNPRKRKNQHQRQPAFPRAAPSLLPQALSLLADAAGRLPLGAHPDARRSLVDTAVELAAFDVLAAVLGSDYHAEAVQDVIRALAPVVLSGTKSATRVAALQFLVRKLVPLGAEGREDGVRKAVEYLPRYLAVKAPDKAEARGLAVEAIVEAVRALGEEEREGFAGYVVALARGKAKGRLLAVDLVLAMLPMLLPSDGDDCGLEDGSWGLKCLRVLVERCSDSVGGVRARALTNAAQALDVLSEKGVEVSRLQEVMKIGNMGLGELLRWRCTDDKAAVRKAALVLTTKAIGLIGRPVDESLLCAMGAACSDPLVSIRKAALAAISEVFRKFPDERVTKEWLQAVPPLVIDSETSIQEECENLFLELVLNRICQASNLNLDDDSVTLEEVFPDGTLDLLKSICDGEVAPCIRKICASLGKKKRLKQLLASSLQNVITISESLWLRSCKPIEKWTAPTGSWWLLSEISSFVPKSVNWKFLSHHWKLLDNVGHDDGGKVCSEGEPNSALWAVNRVSLLQTISNVSKELPVEPAAELAHSLLTRIENFDMHPSEVDAHVKSLKTLCKRKAKTDKEGDALILKWAQQLIRTAVDILDQYIKQTSESARGHSFFTPPSGKHKGMKETSTPKSASQSVIAVFTVGSLILACPTASVKGITPLLHTIITSGNSEPRPKKLVGGTVSFKELAPSLYIQSWDTLEKICLVDDKVAKRYIPIFVQELERSDLATLRNNIMIAMADFYVRYTALVDCYVSKITKSLRDPCEVVRRQTFILLSKLLQRDYVKWRGVLFLRFLPSLVDESEKIRHLADYLFGNILKAKAPLLAYNSFIEAIYVLNNCTGHGAYSESQGSSDRGPALFAIRGTDERSRSKRMHIYVSLLKQMAPEHLLATSAKLCAEILAAACDGLLSVDDAAGRAVLQDALQILACKEMRIHPNICSDNSEMDEEGGEGGGTASALLAAKGRAVTQVAKKNLIQIAVPIFIELKRLLESKNSPLSGCLMECLRALLKDFKNEIEEILVADKQLQKELLYDMQKYEAGKGKAKATATAEAGPSRSPARQTPSGRVAAAAASVDASARATVRSVLKEVNRNTPTPPLHSMSVPKVKSILGSACLGSRRPDVLESVRRLQPFESDDEN